The Lewinellaceae bacterium genome has a segment encoding these proteins:
- a CDS encoding chitobiase/beta-hexosaminidase C-terminal domain-containing protein, with translation MLDQLFILGRFHPLLVHLPIGILTLAFLLEIFSRRAKYAALKPAVPFALLFAGISALVTVFTGWIMPKNGQFDESLLNLHFWFGVALTFGIFILYRLSRADAAGLSGKLYWPFFILNMLLLMATGHFGGSLTHGSNYLFESNSEEGVLLEGKIEDIKLYEQVIVPVFKMKCTSCHNPEKLKGELLLTTKEGILKGGKTGAFLLPGDAAHSLVMERIALPKMEKEHMPPKGKVQLNNEEIMLLKWWIDEGADFEKTVGAMNPPPEIMDLLKKYKTGSTPSPTANLKPVDEKLLKTMRSKGILLNPQDENGILFEANLAYDSHVTREKINALKKISAHIVKLNFLSTNLDDELAREIRSFKNLQKLDLQHTDITSKGLTFLKKMNYLESLNLYATKIDDEAVPYLAALPALKHLYLWQSGISSEAVLTLQVKKPQLSIYHTIDKGLFSDAQLKAPAFITKQDLFKDSLSIEIDTLFKGVVVYYTLDGAEPDTNALVYKAPFKIYKTTRVKTLAHKAGWQESEVAEKVFVGAKYEITKVQLSTPPNESYQANGALSLVDFVKGGERFAEGGWLGYQGEHLTATLDLGASKRVSSVTVGALEDVGSYIFYPQGIEIFTSGDGQSFKKVSDKTIPIAKEAHPSEINNFLLEFDEIETRFVKVFVKSNLVNPPWHPAPGANCWIFIDEIVVN, from the coding sequence ATGTTAGATCAACTCTTTATTTTAGGCCGGTTCCACCCGTTGTTGGTTCACCTTCCCATTGGGATCCTGACCCTTGCCTTTTTATTGGAAATTTTCAGCCGGCGGGCTAAATATGCAGCCCTGAAACCTGCCGTTCCTTTTGCCTTGCTTTTTGCAGGAATAAGTGCTTTGGTCACTGTGTTTACTGGCTGGATCATGCCCAAGAATGGACAATTTGATGAATCGTTGCTCAACCTGCATTTTTGGTTTGGGGTGGCGCTGACTTTTGGCATTTTTATTTTATACAGACTTTCCCGTGCGGATGCGGCCGGACTTTCCGGGAAACTTTATTGGCCCTTTTTTATTTTAAATATGCTTTTGTTAATGGCCACCGGTCACTTTGGCGGAAGCCTGACTCATGGCAGCAATTATCTGTTTGAATCCAATTCGGAGGAAGGCGTATTGCTTGAAGGAAAAATAGAAGACATTAAGCTTTATGAACAGGTCATAGTTCCCGTTTTTAAAATGAAATGTACTTCCTGCCATAACCCGGAAAAGTTAAAAGGAGAGTTGTTGTTAACCACAAAGGAAGGCATTTTGAAAGGAGGGAAAACCGGTGCTTTTCTCCTTCCCGGGGATGCCGCCCACAGCCTTGTCATGGAAAGAATAGCCCTTCCAAAAATGGAAAAGGAACATATGCCTCCAAAAGGCAAAGTTCAACTCAATAACGAAGAGATCATGCTGTTAAAATGGTGGATCGACGAAGGGGCCGATTTTGAAAAAACAGTTGGAGCAATGAATCCACCGCCGGAAATAATGGATTTGCTTAAAAAATATAAAACCGGATCCACTCCATCACCCACGGCTAACCTGAAACCTGTAGATGAAAAACTGTTGAAGACTATGCGTTCCAAAGGGATTTTGCTCAATCCCCAGGATGAAAACGGTATTTTATTCGAAGCAAATTTAGCATACGACAGCCATGTTACCAGGGAAAAAATCAACGCATTAAAGAAGATCAGCGCCCATATTGTCAAGTTGAATTTTTTGTCCACCAATCTTGATGATGAACTGGCCAGAGAGATCAGATCGTTTAAAAATTTACAAAAGCTAGACCTTCAACACACCGATATTACTTCGAAAGGGTTGACCTTTTTGAAAAAAATGAACTACCTGGAATCTCTCAATCTCTATGCTACAAAAATCGATGACGAGGCAGTTCCCTACCTCGCAGCATTGCCCGCATTAAAGCATTTGTATTTGTGGCAAAGTGGCATTTCCTCTGAAGCCGTATTGACCCTTCAGGTAAAAAAGCCCCAACTCAGTATTTATCATACTATCGACAAAGGTCTTTTCAGTGATGCCCAACTAAAAGCTCCCGCATTTATTACCAAACAAGATCTTTTCAAGGATTCTCTATCCATTGAGATCGACACCCTCTTTAAAGGAGTGGTGGTTTATTACACCCTCGATGGTGCTGAGCCTGACACCAATGCATTGGTGTATAAAGCGCCCTTCAAAATTTATAAAACCACACGGGTTAAAACGCTGGCCCATAAAGCGGGCTGGCAGGAAAGTGAAGTGGCCGAGAAAGTATTTGTTGGGGCAAAATATGAAATAACCAAGGTTCAATTAAGCACTCCGCCAAACGAAAGTTACCAGGCCAACGGGGCGCTGTCTTTGGTGGATTTTGTGAAAGGAGGAGAGCGTTTTGCGGAGGGGGGCTGGTTGGGATACCAGGGAGAACATCTTACAGCCACCCTTGATTTAGGGGCATCAAAGAGGGTTTCCAGCGTAACTGTGGGGGCACTTGAAGATGTAGGCTCCTATATTTTTTATCCCCAGGGCATAGAAATTTTCACTTCCGGAGATGGTCAATCCTTTAAAAAAGTATCTGATAAAACCATTCCGATAGCTAAAGAGGCTCACCCCTCCGAAATAAATAATTTCCTCCTGGAGTTTGACGAGATTGAAACTCGTTTTGTCAAGGTATTCGTGAAGAGTAATCTCGTTAATCCCCCCTGGCATCCAGCTCCCGGGGCTAACTGCTGGATTTTTATCGATGAGATTGTAGTTAATTAG